The Montipora foliosa isolate CH-2021 chromosome 10, ASM3666993v2, whole genome shotgun sequence genomic sequence ggtttgagccaccccttaagttgactttgtttacCTCGGTTATGTTCCATGAAACTTTGGAACATAAACTTTGGATTTTTGGTCCGCGGCATCACAAATGCACTCAACGGAACTGCAAAGATGATCTGTTTTGGGAGGAGGAAGCAGACGACATTGGCAACAAGTTTGACACGGAAAGCGAAGACGGAGACTGAAGAGTAGCAGACATCAAAACGTCAACGTCCAACATGTTTTGTCACAACATGTTTCTTTTTAGGTTTTTGGCTATGTTTATTATTGGGAAAATTTGGCGAATTAGATTTTGTTGGGTGAAAATACTCGGCCTTAAGATCGACGCAGCCCGAGTTCGGAAGAATTTGGGAGTACACATGGAGGTTTAACTGAAAAAATGCTGCACGTGACCTTCTAACCGAAAAAATACGGTATTCTGTTGCTTTGTTCGCACCTTACATATAGACCTCTCTCATGAGCCCCTTTTGTCTTGTCCACCAGTATTGTACATTACTCCATGTTATGTTATCTTTAGAAACTGGTTGCAAACCACTAACAGAATCGGGCGAAAACCCCTTTCGTTTTCGTTACAACTTAAGTAAAGTTCATAACtgctatgatcaaaaaatcttATTTGGTTTATATGTTAAATTTTAGTTATTTCTTCTCTAGATTTGTGATGAGGAACGTGGCTAGCATTGAAGAACTTTTCAAATTGTCAGAGGAAAAACTCACAAATATTCTGGGGAACGCGACCAATGCCAAACTTCTGTGGGAGTTCATTCAAAACGACAGCAAAACACAAGTGAAGACGTTAACCTCTAAAAACAAGAGATGACACCCATTTATCCTCTACATTTCTTCATAGATTACATTGTGGTCTAGTTGTATATCTTTTGAGTTGTTCGTCGTGTGGATTCTCTGGACAAGcgattatcatcatcatcattatcattatttttatggTCATCATTGTCACACATCAGGTAACCTTTTAGTTACAGAGTAACTTATCGCACGTTTTGTCTTCATCCATCCAACAAGCCTCTCGTTCCCTACTTTGAAAAATCAACGGGTATTGTTGCGAACAATTTTAACAATATTGGGCCACGACCTCAATCATTTTGTAACTAGATGCGTATGGacgtttgtttcttttgtacaGTTTTCTTTGATTGATACATCTGTACATTTGACTTTGATCAGTACTACCCGAATTTTTATGTCGAGCAGTTGCTGTTGTCAAACCTTTCAAATGGATTTTAGTGTCGtatatttgttgtaaaaagtCAAGCAAATTAAACGAATTAATTATCCCGTGAGAGGATTTATGACAGCTATTTCAATAGAAATGATAGAGATATCaaataaagttttaaaaaaatctgattATAGTTTTACAATTGCTCGAAAAACGAAATGGGATCTTACAGCTTCGTAGTCGTGTCAGAGTATCGAGTTTTAGCAATTGCCCATACGGATCGAGGCATATTGCTCCTGACATTGGCTTTTGTTGTACGGAGGGTCTTTTCTCTAGCGTTTTGGGAAAAGGGCTAGACAGTATCGTTTGTTGTACACAAGCTTGTTATATGGTGCACCCATCATGTAAAAAACTGAAAGGCTGTGAGCTCAGTCTTCTCGCTAAACTTCATCCGGAGGTTAGAAAAAATCTACCACATTTAATGTCTCTCGTACAATTAATTGGGAGATACATTAGCAAAAAAATCTTCCCAGAAATCTTTACTCAACGAAATGAAATTGCTCTCGGTGGAAAGCGATCTCTTTTGAGAGGTTCGCTTGATTCGTTTCTTGTCGCTTTTGTCGCCTTAAAAGAGAAGTTCACTCCAAAATGACAATCCTTTTTTATCGATTAATAGAAAGTTCATGAGGAGAACAGCttttaaccaaaatttcaatcttGAAATAGCTTAATAACCTTGTGAAATCCTTGTCAAGTTATAAATCATGTCAGATTTCAGTTGTTTTCCGGTgtagcaaaatgcacaatagaaagtaCGTTACGtagcggtgttttgattgggcaatgcacaatagaacgcacgtggcgctgtttacattaTTTATTAAAAGCGAACCACATAGTCCAAAATCATTGAGAGCACTGTGCtgcgttgtttggattactgaGGATCGAtgttgcgttggcttaatcgatttttGTTTCgggcgctcaaaacacatacaaagaaaggcacacgcttttcgcggtagacccaccaTAAAAGAAGTcgagcgtcagcttcgaaacagGTCGTTCCGCCATTCGAACTGAATGAAACTCAAATGCACTCAAATGTAACGGAGATGGACGCAGCTGTTGGATACTTTATTGATACTTTATTGATACTTAattgagaactactctgaagatgacagtGGCAGAGAAAATAACCGTCTTGACAAACAATTAACATAGACTCCATATTGGTCCATAATTTTATTAGActtcttctgaagacaaagtaaaaacattggcacagcgaacaaatcTCCTCCCACTCAGAGTACCATTCACTACGAAGATACGTTTTTTATCTGTTgcgttcttttgttttttattgtcaaacagCTTGTTTCTTTGTAATGGTCTTCATATATCCTTTGTTCACCTAGCCATATTAGTGATCGTGTTCATTGCCATCTTGTATCtgtagttctgttctagttatACAAGATTTGATATCATCGGTGGAAATTATGATCAGCTCTTTGGAAAATAATTGTGTTATAGTTTAAAAGGCTGTGCAGTTATCTTTGATTGTCAGTGATAATAAAGACTTGATTCCAAAAGAGAAATACATCAGGGTCTTCATATGCaaaagtttatttgtttttctttagttgAGATTTGCGTGTGCATCGACATAGACGTGATTGAGAACCGAGCataattacagagaaaaggctgagacgtctattttgtaaaagcagaaaaaggagaaaacgtcggccgttggcaaaagccggaccggaccggatcggatcaaAACTCTGCTATCGCTCATACATGCTTCTATAACTAGTCGCCAAGACTTCTGTAACGCCCTTTTGTACGGTTTCCCTCGTACAAATACCGCTATAGGCTCCAGCGTGTGCAGAACGCTGCAGCAAGGTTAGTAATGGACATTGGAAAATACACGCACTTAACACCATTTCTGTACGGTCTTCATTGGTTACCGGTTTGCTTGCGTATCCATTTAAGATTTTACATTTAACTTTTAAAGTGATACACGGATTAGCTCCATCTTATCTTAGTGATATAGTTAAAATATCGGGAACAAACCAcacagttgatctttagtggttaaagtgcccataacccgaaatatttttttcgcttaaatgaatcttgcacctgttcgagacgcattgcggccattttttccttttctaacaaatcctgccattttataggcttcgaaagttgcgaaaatccaagcatcttttgttcacgaccgagttagaaggggagtgggtctattcctgtttttacgtcacaatctacgttgcatgcatttttacaaagagttaatgcaatgtaaatcagtttgtgacgtaaaaacaggaatagacccactccccttctaactcggtcgtgaacaaaagatgcttggattttcgcaactttcgaagcctctaAAATGGCAGggtttgttagaaaaaggaaaaaatagccgcaatgcgtttcgaacaggtgcaaaggttcattttagcgaaaaaaaagattttggggttatgggcactttaagtggGTGCTCCTGCATGGTTgaaatcctgtccaggaatgcaactttcacttttttttttcctatagCAACCCAAAGGAAACCACTAGGCTCTCTCAATTAATCAATATACGAAATATTGACAGAAGTATACATGACTGTCAGATCATAGGCAGAGCTACTCAGTAAATAGTGAAACATTAAAATATACTGGGTATCCCTAACCCTGACCCTAAAAAAATATCACTAAAACTATCAGGAAGTAAGCCTAGTTTATATAGATACATAAACGTTCCTATTGGAAGTTTATAGTTACTTTTggagttttttaaacaaaagtCATTGTGAGAATCAAAAGCACTCCTCGACATTATTCTTACAGCCCGTTTTTGAAGTATAGTTTGAAGGGGAAGTCGATGCCCAGACACTCGAACAGTAGATTGACGATCATGACAGGTATTGATAACAAAAATTCCTAATGGGACGCCTGCGCCTTTTTCGGTTCcttccatacatttcttttttttgcttgatgtttccaaaaaaaataaataatttatcgATTTTTGCAGTCAAAAGAGCTCAAAAGGGATGTCGACGAATACTGAGTAATTTTGCTCTTCTTCAATGAGGAGAACAAAAGTTCTTTTTGTAGTCTGTGTTGGTCAGACTCTTTTCTTCCGGATTTAAGTCAAATCCTTCTGATATGGTACAAACACACCTGTAATTAAATTCGACTCTGTTGAATTTTCCTTATGTACACAAACAGAACCCATTTATTTGCATATTGgagacaattttctttttcttttcaatggCACATGTCGATTTAGTAAAAAAATTTGTTTCACAAATTTAAGTTTACTGTTTTCTTTAGTCCAGTTCAAGCAGGGTCAGCTGTTTAATTGGATTCGTCATTTGGAGGAGAGAAAAAATCTTTCAATAAAAGTGTTTAACTGCGAGGGAAGCGATGTATGCGAGATTTAGTAACTGGAACACATAgtttgccatttttttccttgaaTACGCATTCACATTGCTACCCGATGTGTTAGTTACAAAGGGCCGCAGATGTTGAATCCAGCAAGTCATTAATCAAGTTTGACTCCCTAAAAGGATCCTAAGTTTGACACCgagtttttattaaattaataaaCAGTTAACTTTTGTTGTTCAATGAAAATGCGTGAATGTTCCCAAGCAACTCGTGTGCGTTTGAAGAAGATGCTAATATCCGCGAGAGATGTTTTGTCAGTTCGCACGTTGAAGTGTTTCATAACAGTTCTTCGAAAGACCCGCCAATCAAATCAGAAGTCTGTTGGGCGTTAAGCAGACACAGGCCGCACGCTTCAGTCTCCATTCCTGGCAATGGAGAGGTGGACGTCTGTGTGCGGTTGGCTTCTCTCCATTGCAACAGTGCTTGGAAATGGTTTTGTCGTAATTCTTATCGCTAAACGTCGCCGGTTACACTCCTCCAGTAACTGGCTCGTGTTTTCTTTGGCTGTTGCCGATCTTGGCGTCGGGATCGTCGCGTTTCCACTAAGTCATCTTTGCGGTCTGTTTATTTGTAACATGCGAGTGTACGTGGGTTTTCACTGGTTTATCCTGCATTCTTCGGTTACAAATCTTTGCTCTCTGACCTGGGATCGTTTCACGGCGATTGTTCATCCGTTGAAATATCACACCTCCATGACCGCCAGACGAACTTTAGTAGTTATCACGCTAGCGTGGTTGATACCTTTCCTTATTGCCTTGTATCTCGTCTCAGGAATGTACATTACGAACTCGCCGACGGCTTTGAAAATCATACGGTTGACTGGAGTGTCTGGGTTTAATATATTGGGCTGCATACTTCTTTTACACGCTGTTGTTCGTATTCTCATTGCGAAGGCAAAACACCAAGCTGCTTTGAAGTCAGAGAGAAGGCAGCTTCAACATAACCAATCACTGAATCCATCTTCCCTTCCTCAAAGACGGAAGCACACCAACACCGCGAGCTTTATTATtgctcttgttttgttttttctgggATGTTATGTGATAACAAGCTTTTTGATGTTCTGTCTTGCATTTTCTTGTGTCAATCTCCCTATTGAAGCCGGTTTTGTCACTCTGCTTCTCTTGACGGGGAACTCAACAGTTAACCCTCTGGTTTATGCATTCTTGAAGAAAGACATTAAAAGAGAGATAAAAATTGTCGTATTCAGGCTCGAACTACGAAACAATAACGACGAAAGATCCTGATCACAAATTATCTTAGCCTTAAAATTAAACTTTTATGCGTTCAGTCGTTCACGGTTATTTACTTTTTCTCTAGTTCTCTGTGTTTTGTGATAGGTTTTTCGGGATTGCATGAAACAAGGAAAGGTAAATGTGTGATAGAGTCAGCATTTTCTCTCCAGATTTTGGCAACTTGGACTTGTTGAGAAGCAAAACAATGCAATATCATAGTCAtagaatattaaaatatttgttCCAACTTCAAACTTCTCACTGATTTGTGGTGTGTGGGTGAACCGGATAAAAGACTTGTCAAGAGCAAAATTGATCTTTCCGTTATCGCTACTCCACTGGACTTTGCATTGACAATTTGTGATTACAGTGGGACTTTTCAATCAAAAGTGAATGAACTGAAGAAGATACTTTAATAGCTTTATCAACGTGTTGATTTATATATACTGCGAAAAACCCCGAAGCATAGTTTTGATAGTGACGTTTTGTATTGGCGATATTCAAATTTGTAACTCCTTTAAGGCGCCCTTTACTTTGCAAAAAAGagtccggaaaaaaaaaaaacattacatcTCACAAAagcctttcttttcttttttttttttttctaaacaaTGACAGCACAGTATCGGTTTTGTAATGACTTGCACACTGAAACATATATCGCACGTAAAGTCTAATCCTAGCGTTTGTGCCGAAAACCTACCATAGTTAATCgtgggactggttatgaaaccttaaaacctttaaaagcaagaacaatgttgtcgcattcgttgttgaattgaccgtgaccctgtaCAATCTttttttcgcttcgcacggtttcgcaaattagttgcgcataatttaatcgaaagatatttgattggttatcttctcgaaaaaagtttgttttgtgcagggtcaaggccaaaaatacggacaaaaacatgaaaggCACTTGTCGAGTGTCGTAGACAACTCCATGCGTTAACTATAAACCTACAGAACGATGATTAGAAAACTCAGGTTTTTTGGCTTGAAGGGAGGTTATCCAAGTTAAGAATGCATACAAGGGAGCATTCCGGGACATGCTATCAAAGAAA encodes the following:
- the LOC137973329 gene encoding trace amine-associated receptor 7c-like, which produces MERWTSVCGWLLSIATVLGNGFVVILIAKRRRLHSSSNWLVFSLAVADLGVGIVAFPLSHLCGLFICNMRVYVGFHWFILHSSVTNLCSLTWDRFTAIVHPLKYHTSMTARRTLVVITLAWLIPFLIALYLVSGMYITNSPTALKIIRLTGVSGFNILGCILLLHAVVRILIAKAKHQAALKSERRQLQHNQSLNPSSLPQRRKHTNTASFIIALVLFFLGCYVITSFLMFCLAFSCVNLPIEAGFVTLLLLTGNSTVNPLVYAFLKKDIKREIKIVVFRLELRNNNDERS